The nucleotide window GAAGGTAGAGGTAAACCCTGTAAAGTCGTTCAATGTTGTCGAGTAATTCTTTTTCGTAATGAGAAATATTGTTCTTTTCATCATTAATATAATAGGAGTAGAGTGCCTGCATCACTTTAATCCTGACATGGTGTCGGTTGAGCATAAATTAAAATATCGTTTTTACAGTTGAACTTTTCACTGAAAATTCACTGCAAAGGTAGGGATTAATATGTCTCCGCCAATAAATAAATGTAATTACCTGATTATTAGTGGAATATTTTTAATACCCTTTTCTCCTGAAACAGACACAATATAAATTCCTTTTGCCAGATTGCCGGTATTGTAAGTAAAGTTGTTGTTTCCCCGGATTAAATCATGTTGCTCTCTTAAAATTACGGAGCCATAGATATTGATAATTCTGATTTGAATTATTTCAGGATAATCAGCGTTTAATGAAACTGTAAAGGTGTTTGAAGTGGGATTGGGGAAAATTGAAATATCTGGTAACTTATTGTTTTCATTCATCGATTCAATTCCGCCAAATGGTAAACGGTTTGATTTGGAAGAACAACCATACTGGTTGGTAACTACAACATGATACCAGCCTTTTTTAGTCACAAAATAGGCCTGGCCAACAGCATTAGGAATGAGGGTATCATTACGATACCATTGATTGCCCGTCATCACATTTGAAACAAAAAGAGAATCAGTTTGTTTTGTAATGACAGGAACAGGTGGTTTGGGATAAACAGTAACCACAAGCAAATCGGATGAACCACTGCACCCCGCACCGTTTGAAACAAACAGCGAATACGTGCCTTCTTCTTTAATTACTATTTGTTTTTGTGAGGATATTACAGTTGTTCCCTTTTTCCATTGATATTGAGGAAAGTTTTCAAGAGGATAGACCACCAGACTGTCTCCCTGACACAAAGTTTTATTTCCTGAAATGTTTAAAGTCGGGGAAAGTGAGCCCAGCGTAATTTTTATTTCATCACTGGTTCCTTTGCAGGGGCCTGAAATAACCTCCAGTTTATAAGTTCCTGAATCATAAATGGTAAGTGATTGCTTGTTGGGGCCTTCTATAAATTTGGAGCCGTTTTTATACCAGATATAATTATCAAATCCGGATTGTCCGACCAAAATAGCACTGTCTCCTGCACAGAAAGACTTTTTTGTGGGTATTAAAGAGGGTTTTAATGTATAAACGTTGATTTTAAACGTATCGGAGTAACCAATACAAAGATCATTATTTTCAACCTTGAGATAAACGGTAGCGGATTTGTCAACGGTAATACTTTTGGTGGTTTCTCCGGTTGACCACATATATTTTTTATAACCATCAGGAGCAGTCAGTGTAAGCTGATCTCCCTTACAGAATGTGGTTCCCCCCGAGAGTGTAAGATTTACTTTATAGGGATCGCAAATCACTATTTTACGGATGACATGGTTGTTAAAATCAGCGGCATAGACAAAATGATAATCTTTAGGGTCAACCACCATCTGCCTGATAGAGTTAAAACGAGCAGCTGTTCCCGTGTCGTTGACATAACCTGTGGGGCCATTGTGATAGGGTGATCCAGCAAATATTGACCAGTTGGTTTTGTCATAACGGATGATTCTTGCCAGATCGCTGATGTAGAATATTTTTCTGCTATCCTGAATTACATCACTCGGATTCCAAAGCGGAGGGAATGACAGCACAGTCGAAACCTTTCCGCCACTTATTTTTCTTAATTTTGAATTGCCCCATTCAGCCACATAAATGTCGCCATTATCATCAATACTTACCCCAACCGGATACCAGAATTTTGCGCTCAGGGCATTGCCATCTTCATCTCCTGAAACACCGGGAGTTCCGGCAATGGTTGTTACATATCCAAGTGTATCAATTTTACGGATGACATGGTTATTTTTATCGGCAACATACAGATTCCCAAATTTGTCGCTGCAAACATCAGCGGGTTCGTCAAACTGAGCTTCAAGCCATTTCCCGTCCTTATATCCCGGATATCGTGTCAGGCAGTTAGGATTGCCAGGACCCGGGGCAGAAAATTTTCCGGCTTTTACGTCACACCAATGAGCCTGGCCGACTTGTCCCTGGTAGGGATCAATTTTACGGATGACATGGTTCCCCTGATCTGCCACATAGATAGTATCTCCTTTTCCCACGCATATTCCGGCCGGATTACTAAATCTTGATGCTGTAGCTGCAGCATTCTTGAAACAATCCTGTTCAAACCCTCCTGCTTTGGTATAAACCTGTCCGTTAGGCGTAATCATTCTGATGGTATGGTTCGACCACTCCGACACCCAAAGGTTTCCCCAACTATCGAAAGCAAGCCCACATGGATTGTAAAAATAAGCATCTAAAAGTGGAACACTTGTAGCATTTTGTCCTGATGTATCCGGATGCCCGGCATAGAGGAGTACTTGTTGAGCTCGTGAAGAAATAGCAAAGAATATGAGAATAATGAAAAGGTAAATATTTTTCATGCCTTTTTATTTAAGGATTTAACCATTAGAAATCATCCACAAAAATAATAAATCAGAAAGCATTATTATAATGCTTAAGAATAAAAATAATATACCTGCGACAATTTATCAGCGGAGCGGATATTTGTCAAAAATTCTGTTTGCCTTCATCAGAATATCAACGTATTGAGCACGTTTGTAGGCATAAGGATCTTTAATATACTTTTTTGACATGGAGCCACGGAATTCATCAGGGGAATTGTATTTTTTATCGTCCATCCATTTTTCAATGTCTTCAAGCATTTTTGCTACATAAGCCGGTTTGTGTTTATAAATAGTGCTGACCACCTGAACACAGTCAGCTCCTGCAAGCATGGTTTTTATCACGTCTTCACCTGTATAAATTCCTGTATTACAGCAGATTGAAGCATTTATATTTCCATGTAAAAGTCCGGCAAAGCGGATGGTCAGCCTGTTTTCATCAGGGTCACTGAGGTTATATGGGAAAATCATTTCACGGGTCTGGATATTGATGTCCGGCTGAAAAAGTTTATTGAACAGAACAAAGCCTTTTACGCCCTCCTGATCCATTTTTTTAATTAAGTTGAGCGGATTGGAGTAAAATGGGCTTAATTTAACACTAACGGGTATTTTGACTGTTTTCAGTATTTCTTTGAGGACAGACAGTTGTTCATTTTCAATTTCAGCAGGCTCTTTATTGAAATCGGAAGGTACCCAAAAAAAATTAAGCTCAAGTGCAGCTGCTCCGGCTTCTTCAAGTTTTTGAGCGTATTCGATCCATGTGTCAGTAAATGTACAGTTCAGACTGGCAATTAATGGAATATTCAGACTATCTTTTGCCTTTTTAAACATCAGCAGGTGTTCCTGCGGGCCGGCATGGGCAATTTCAGGAAATAAACTGATCATTTCTGCATGCCGGTCACTATATTCTTTTAACTGAAGGTCAAATTCAAGCTCTTCCAGTTGAACCTGCTCTTCAAACAGTGATTTGTAAACAATTGCTGAAGCTCCTGCATTTTCAAGTTCTTTCAGTATTTTGAGATCAGTAACCAGATTGCTTGCTCCAATGATAATAGGATTTTTTAAGTTTAATCCCAGATATTTAACATTCAGGTTGGCCATATTCAGAGAAAATTTTATTTTTAAACAATAGAGGTATAAAATATATCCTTACAAAGATAGGAAAAAAATAAACACTCCAAAATGCTGAACCTTTCCTGATGAATAAATTAAAGTTAAATTCTACATGTTAAAATATTCTGTCAAGAAAACCGGTTTTGTGATTTTTCATTGATTATCAGCCGTCTGTAAAGTATTTTAATTCAGGTGAATAAGATTATTTACCTTTGAATTCTTTTTAAAATTACAGCAATGAATAGATATTCAGACTCATTGAAGAATTTTCTGGAAGGATTGGCCGATAAGGAAAAAGCCATACAAATGGAAAAATACATGAAGAATAAAGTTCAGTTTTTTGGCGTTCCTTCAGATTTACGGGAAGAATTTTATAAAGATTATATGATAATTCACGGTGTCCCAGATGATAAGGAACTTTTGCTTATTATCAGGGACTTATGGGAACAGCCGCAACGTGAATATCAATACTTTGCAATGGAGATGTTACGGAAACTTAACCGCTTTGCCAACACTGAAAGGCTCGAACTGTATGAATTTATGATTGTAAATCGTTCATGGTGGGACACTGTTGATTTCATTGCTTCCAATCTGGTCGGACCCTTTTTTCTGAAATATCAGGAAATGAAAGAAGAATACTGCAAAAAGTGGATGCAGTCGGGAAACATATGGCTTCAGCGGACAGTATTGCTATTTCAGTTGAAATATAATGAGAAAACAGATACCGCACTACTTAGCCGGGCCATCTTGGAACTGTCCTCGTCAAAAGAGTTTTTTATCAGGAAAGCAATTGGCTGGTCGTTAAGGCAATATTCAAAAACCAATCCTGACTTTGTATCTGATTTTGTTGAAAAAAACAAAGAAAAACTGTCGCCTCTTAGCAGAAAAGAAGCCTTGAAAGTGATAAACAAAAAAAGGATGGATTAAGAATAACCCATCCTTCAGATGTAATGAGTGGAATATCAATACTTTAGCACACGAATAGTTTTAAAATATGATGCTGTTTCTACCTGAATCAGATAATACCCTTCGGGTTGATCCGATAAATTGATAGAAAGTTGTTGACGGCAGATATTTTCTGTTGAAGTAATCAGTTTTCCTGTCATATCAAAAACTTTGACACCTGTAATATTTTCTCCGGAGCTTAGATAAAAATTGTCATGAACCGGATTGGGATAAACGGCAATAAGTATTTCATTTTCAGGAACAGAAACATTGTGAAGAACCCTAAATCCTTTTGTCAGCATGAACATACCCTCAATGTCGGTGGTAATGACGATATCATAATAGCCCAGTTCAGCATTTTTCGGAACTGAAAAGTAAATATTGACAACAGTATCATTTACAACAAGCTGTGAGTCAATAGCAAGAAGATTAGTGGACGGACTTATTATTTCAATTTTCAAAAGTTTTGCACGGGTAAATTTT belongs to Sphingobacteriales bacterium and includes:
- a CDS encoding T9SS type A sorting domain-containing protein, which translates into the protein MKNIYLFIILIFFAISSRAQQVLLYAGHPDTSGQNATSVPLLDAYFYNPCGLAFDSWGNLWVSEWSNHTIRMITPNGQVYTKAGGFEQDCFKNAAATASRFSNPAGICVGKGDTIYVADQGNHVIRKIDPYQGQVGQAHWCDVKAGKFSAPGPGNPNCLTRYPGYKDGKWLEAQFDEPADVCSDKFGNLYVADKNNHVIRKIDTLGYVTTIAGTPGVSGDEDGNALSAKFWYPVGVSIDDNGDIYVAEWGNSKLRKISGGKVSTVLSFPPLWNPSDVIQDSRKIFYISDLARIIRYDKTNWSIFAGSPYHNGPTGYVNDTGTAARFNSIRQMVVDPKDYHFVYAADFNNHVIRKIVICDPYKVNLTLSGGTTFCKGDQLTLTAPDGYKKYMWSTGETTKSITVDKSATVYLKVENNDLCIGYSDTFKINVYTLKPSLIPTKKSFCAGDSAILVGQSGFDNYIWYKNGSKFIEGPNKQSLTIYDSGTYKLEVISGPCKGTSDEIKITLGSLSPTLNISGNKTLCQGDSLVVYPLENFPQYQWKKGTTVISSQKQIVIKEEGTYSLFVSNGAGCSGSSDLLVVTVYPKPPVPVITKQTDSLFVSNVMTGNQWYRNDTLIPNAVGQAYFVTKKGWYHVVVTNQYGCSSKSNRLPFGGIESMNENNKLPDISIFPNPTSNTFTVSLNADYPEIIQIRIINIYGSVILREQHDLIRGNNNFTYNTGNLAKGIYIVSVSGEKGIKNIPLIIR
- a CDS encoding dihydroorotate dehydrogenase-like protein codes for the protein MANLNVKYLGLNLKNPIIIGASNLVTDLKILKELENAGASAIVYKSLFEEQVQLEELEFDLQLKEYSDRHAEMISLFPEIAHAGPQEHLLMFKKAKDSLNIPLIASLNCTFTDTWIEYAQKLEEAGAAALELNFFWVPSDFNKEPAEIENEQLSVLKEILKTVKIPVSVKLSPFYSNPLNLIKKMDQEGVKGFVLFNKLFQPDINIQTREMIFPYNLSDPDENRLTIRFAGLLHGNINASICCNTGIYTGEDVIKTMLAGADCVQVVSTIYKHKPAYVAKMLEDIEKWMDDKKYNSPDEFRGSMSKKYIKDPYAYKRAQYVDILMKANRIFDKYPLR
- a CDS encoding DNA alkylation repair protein, with the translated sequence MNRYSDSLKNFLEGLADKEKAIQMEKYMKNKVQFFGVPSDLREEFYKDYMIIHGVPDDKELLLIIRDLWEQPQREYQYFAMEMLRKLNRFANTERLELYEFMIVNRSWWDTVDFIASNLVGPFFLKYQEMKEEYCKKWMQSGNIWLQRTVLLFQLKYNEKTDTALLSRAILELSSSKEFFIRKAIGWSLRQYSKTNPDFVSDFVEKNKEKLSPLSRKEALKVINKKRMD